CGTACAATTAGTCCTTTCAGAACTCTATCCATCTTTTTTCATTCCCAATAAATCCCTCTCATATAACAGCCTTCTCCCTTCGGTCCGACTACTTCGAAACAACACATTTTCAAGGTCTCCCGTTAAATGATTTCGATGCCAACTAACTTGAGCTTTATCACCCCAACGAGGTCTAGATAACCGATACAATGTGTACTGTTCCGCTGATATGTGACTCTTTCCTAACATAACCTCACAGTGGTTGCAAATACAATTAATAGTGACTCAAAAGTTGGGACAGTCACTGAAAAACTAACACAGTACAAATAagtttcaaatacaaaaaaaattcttctaaTAGTAAGCACCCTGTAGCAGATTGAATTATGCCACAATTGTGAATGGACCATAAGAACCAAATTGTTTACATACGAAACAGCTGAGTCCCTCTCAAGTCAGCTGGACAACTACAATATCCACCAGTACTACATAATTGGCTAtgaactcaaaaatatttataagttaagtaataataatgaaagcTCAGTGGGTAAGTCGTCAAATAAAAGCATCACCAGCAATCACTCTACTACGTAACGCAAGATTGTTACAACGAAGCACGTTATTTCAAAAGTTGAGTACAGAAGCAGGTAACGCCGTTAAGCCGCTAAACACACGCAAGACATTTCTAGCAAAAGTAACAACAGGACCAGGGCTGCAGGAATTTTTCAATGTCAAGCGAGTGCCCACACATATCGAAGATGATAAAAACGAGGAATTTCATGTGCCTTACTTAATACCGGAAAACTATAGCGGTCAAGGACGCAAAGTATTTTTTGAAGTATACGGTTGTCAAATGAACACCAATGATACCGAAGTGGTATGGGCCGTTCTACAGCAAAACGGATACAAGCGTTGCCAGGAGGCGCAACAGGCTGATGTTATTATTTTAGTGACTTGCGCTATACGTGATGGAGCGGAACAGAAAATATGGAATCGCCTAAAACACTTACATGCCATGAAGGAGCGACGTTCGCCACGTGCTGGGCCCTTGCAAATTACTGTTTTAGGATGCATGGCTGAACGTCTTAAAGAACGTTTACTTGAACGTGAGAAATGTGTTGATGTAATTGCTGGACCGGATAGCTACAAAGATCTTCCACGCCTATTGGCGGTGTCGCGACATTATCAACAGTCTGCCATTAATGTGCTGCTCTCACTGGACGAGACATATGCCGATGTGATGCCTGTACGCTTGAATGCCGAATCGCCTACTGCCTTCGTTTCGATAATGCGTGGATGTGACAATATGTGTTCTTACTGTATTGTTCCGTTCACACGTGGCCGTGAACGTTCACGCCCAATAGATTCAATAGTACAAGAAGTCCAAACTTTGCGAGATAGTGGCGTTAAAGAAGTCACATTGCTGGGTCAAAATGTCAATAGCTATCGTGATATTAGCACAACTACTGATAGCAAACCGgaattggcaaataaaaaaatagcacCTGGTTTCAGTACGGTATATAAGCCTAAAATTGGAGGAATGCGCTTTGATGAATTATTGAGCCAAGTGGCTGAAGCAGCGCCTGAAATGCGAATACGTTTCACCTCGCCACATCCCAAAGACTTTTCCGAAGATGTGTTACGAGTCATACGTGACTATCCGAATGTCTGCAAAAATTTACATCTACCTGCCCAGTCGGGTAACGACGCTGTATTGGAACGTATGCGACGTGGTTACACAAGAAATGCATATCTGAAGTTAGTGGATACAATTCGAACAATCCTGCCAAATGTTGGACTCTCCAGCGATTTTATTTGTGGATTTTGCGGAGAAACTGAGGAGGAATTCAAAGATACATTAACACTTATGAAACAAGTTCGCTACAATGTAGCTTTTCTGTTCGCATATAGTATGCGTGAACGAACGACTGCACATCGACGTTACAAAGATGATGTTCCAACTGCCGTTAAAACAGAACGATTGCAACGAATGGTTCAGGTGTTTCGTCAAGAAGCTACcgatttgcacacatttttcgTTGGACGTGAAGAGCTGATACTTATTGAGGGGAAGAGTAAGAGATCAGACGAATGCTGGTTCGGGCGGAATGATGCTAACATCAAAGTCATAGTGCCCAGCATGATGCTCGCTGACGATAAAGGAATCAAGAGAGAAATCACCATCGGAGATTTTGTTGTAACTAAAGTTAACGATTCCAATTCTCAAGTGCTTAAGGGCACACCACTTTATATTAGCTCCATTGGACAGTTTCATTCAAAGagtttttaacataaataaagttatcaagtgttgatatgttttaaatttaccttttttatttgtgatttaGTTTTCCTATATATCCATTTGTTCTGATTTCACTACCGACTCCGCTTCTGTATTGCGTGCCTTACTATCAGCGGTCAACAATGATTTGTTATGGAAATTCGAAATGATTCGCcggtaaaaattaaatattatctgACTTGCTGCACGACTCATGCATTCTGCATCATTAAATTGACCCATACGAAAACGTCCACGTGTGTGAACTGTTACTAAATTCCTATCCAAACTAtcgaaaacaaatacaaaactaGCTCGCTTTCCTATCGCTTCACAATGGTCAGGATCCAGTACCACCTTGTCGTCTTTGTCTACTATGCAATGTACCGCAGCGATAGTGAATTTCATCGGCACACCACCAATCAGCAACGCCAAGCAAGCACCATTAATTGCACAAGCTTcaatctaaaattttatatatgtaataataaaattagttatTGACCATTTTTCTTACACCACATCGATCATCCAATTCCTGTATTTGTATAGAAATAGTTGTCCGTGGATGAAGCATAGTTAGTAAAGCTGACTCACATGTATCACGTATAACGGTCTCCGTCAACTTATCCTCTATTGTTGGAATGCCTGCTTTTGGCCGGTAGATACACTCAACATGCGCCTTTTCTATGTTAAGGTTCTGAGATTTTACTTCAACTGGACCAAGCATCGAAGTAAGTACACAGGTTCCTCCtttattaaaagtattttcaaGATATATTTAGTTTGTAAAGTTACGACGTTAAACAAACCTTGCGTGAACAAAGCAGAACCGTCAGAACGAGTCAAAGGATTGAgttcgcaatttatttgacgCAACTTCAAATCCTGCAGCCCGACATTACTTCCTTGTGTATCCATTGTTATAGTGTCTGACGGTGTAACCATTTCtagatttatttaaatataaattttaatttaaacaatgaATAGGAAAactagaaaatatgtaaatattttgtagcGGTACTGCACGAGTCATGTGCTTCTTCTTTCTTTCTAGAACGTTCAAAATCATTGCGGAGGTATTctggtttttaaataaaatatactttattttttatacattatcGATCACaacttataaattataatttattcatttaattttctaatctATGAAAATGAACCGAACTGGGTGTTATATACATTTTAGGAATCACTACTCCTTAGCATTTCTCTTCTTCAGAAAGTAGTAGTTTTCTGTTGCtgcaatagaaaatataaattatctataactaccataaaattaattcaaagttATTATtgctatatgtaaatatagaaatatatacattttattaaagtaattaatattCTGCAGCagtattttttaatgatatagCGTGATAAATTCTTTGAGCACCACCTACTCACAATTACCGTGAATGGTTTTCTGAAAAGAATAAGAAATTGCGAATCAATTTGAAGTGAATTTGTAAAACAGTTTACCAATTGTTTATCATtgaatgttttcattaaaaattgagCAAACTGAAAATGCGATCtacacaacaaataatttagttttgttGTAATCTTTAGTGTCAATTAAAGTGTTTTGGCAAGAAAATGACAGATCCTTGGCTAGTTCAAAACTCAGGCCAACAGAATAATTCGGTTGAGAACGGTACAAGGGAAAACGGTGTGCATCAACAGCAAGGCGAGGAAAAGCTTGAACAAGCGCCTTTGGAATTTGAGGACAATTTCGCACCTACTCCAGCAAAAAACCAGAGCGATAAACCGTCAACTTCAACAAAGATTGACGGAATCAATAGACCTGAACATTGCCTTGAACCTTTGCCCGATTCTGACAATTACTTACGTGGACTCGGTatgttaaaacaataaaaaaagaaagcgGTATTTTTAACGTAAAATTTTCAAcgaatttggtatttttttaatttgttttgtttttgttcattatagaaagaaaattgcaaaaaataaaaaaaggtgcTAATTTAGTGGAAGCCCTAACTGAAAAGCGTAACGACTGTCTTCGTCACCTACTGAATAGTAGTGACGCCGATAACAACAATGAAGTGTTAGCCTTAGATCAACCTTTGAACAACATTGAATTCTATAGACATCTTCAACCAGTGCAGGCTTTATCTGTTGGTGAACTGGTCCATATTGTCAAACACGATCAGTTACAGCAGGATCCAGCCCAAAATACGTCCGACCAGAATCAAGAATTGGATGAAGAAgacaaaaaggaaataaaatagtATTAGAAAGTTAATTGAAAATGAATACACAATTCGGCGAAGTTTTTCTCTTTCTAACCGATTTGGCTTGGAAAAGTAGAATAACTATACCGATGCTAGTAACAACAGTCTTTCTCATTATGGATATACGTTTGCAAATAGAAATCAACATACAAACCGGGCAGGTGGTGCACCAATTAattgtttgaaatataaataagtatcaTCAAATGTATTTTCAGGCTGCTGCAGATTTAGATGATCTTGATGATGATTATGATGACGATGATGACGACGATGATGATTCAGAAGATTATACTAGTGATGGCTCGAGTGATGAAGACGAGAATGCAAATATGTTTATGGAATTTGCACATGAGCACAATCAGCAGGATAATAATAGCACTGCTAATCGCTGGAGACGTTCCTTAGGGTTgagttaatttttgtttttgtaatgaatgtgtaaaatttactatatttatcgatattaaatttcattatatacaaaaataatacataccTTTAACTTTAtcttcataaatatattattaaataatatgcttatgaaataaaatgtctTACAATTATGTTGCTTAAAATCCACAATTATTATaactaataaaatttaaataatcaaaatatgttCGAAATGTAATCATACActaatcattattattttactctttatatttctttaataaaaattgctatAATTACATGTAAAGCTTAATTAATTCGTCACTAACAGCCGATGGAGTAAGAATACCCAAATCAGTAAACAACAATGTTATATAAGCTGGTGGTGTATAATCCACTTGAGGATGCACTTTAGATACATCCACCAAATGCTTACGGGAATActgaaacattaaaaaataaaatagtaatgttaatatgttatatgtatgtacatactttatatTCGTCGGGTAAATCGCGCTGGTTTAGAGGATAGAGTCGTGTGAACTTGAAGCTTTCCGCCAAAACATAGAAAGGCTTCTTCATCTCACGCGCGCACAAGCCCATGGTAAAAGTACCGATTCGATTTACTATGCCACCACTTTCAACTACAGCTTCGGCTCCGACCATAACAAAATCCACCGATTCCATAACATATCCTGTAGCCGAATCCAAAATTAACGTGCTACTTATTCCAGCTTTTTCAAGATCGGACACCATTTGAGCACTGAAAAATGGTAATCGATATTAACTAGTATTTTTTCACAGTATAAAATACCTACCCTGAATTATCTGGACCACCTTGTGTTACATAAacatgaaattctttattttttgctgcACTAATGAGCGCCTTTAACACAACACGCGAACGCGAATGGGTCAACACACGGCAGCCATCGTTGACAAATTTCTTAGCCTGTTGGGCGATAACATTACGCGAGTTTAAAAGCTTTGTTAGAAAGATTTTGCCACGGTGCAACATAATTTGTCGACATTCTTCCATATGCTTATCATCCAAACTGAGCGTAATGAAACGACAAAATAGCTCACCACCAGACACTACAGCTGCTATGGATAAATCTGTGTTGCGCATTGCTGCCACCGCATCACGCATTGTGGTGTGTAAAATGTGTATGGTATcaactaaaataatatatatattcctAGTCTTTGCGAAAAATAGCTTAGTAATTTAGTATACTTACATTGTTTTTTCTCAAGAATCATTAGCAGAGTTTTGATTGCGGCTATTCCGGAGGAAAGATCTCTATCCTGCTCCAGcagtttaagaaaataattgcgCACGTCcgctataaatatattaaagaaaatgtttCCATATGTTTTGATAAGTAATCATTTATAAACTCACCTGCATCATCGATGTTTTGATCACCAGTTGATggcattttttaattgaatttcaaaataatagacaagaaataaaaatgtaattcatATGATAGGTTTCACACAATTTCATTCACAGATTTCATTGACGTTGCGATTAGATATCGTAATTTCTTAAAGTGCAATTAGTCACGTCTGTGGGACATATCGATAATTGTATACGAACACAAGAGTTTCGGTTGGAATTGTGAGTTGTGCCTTAAGAAACTCATACAAATTTTGATAGAAATCTCTGGTAGCGCTATTGGGTAATTAACTGATGATTTAACCAATTGGTGACTTACAGGTCACACCACATACAACAATATCTAACTTGCCGTTATTAATGTCTTTGATTTCTGTATAtagaagatacatatatgtagattatTATCAGTTAAGTCGTTAAGAGATTGTAATACATATTAAATACAGTAATATTAAACTTACGGTTGTTAAAGTATTTGATCTCAGCATTAAGAAGAGATATGTAAAGTGCTATCAGTTAATTCGTTAAGATGttaatattaatacaaattGTACATATTGTGTGatataaactttcaaaatgaacaaaaaaacgAGTTGAAAAGAAATTCATGCAAAATATGAAAGaagtcaattttaataaaagtgaattaaaagattTGTGGTTTTTACGTTAGAACTAATCACACCGTTTTACGTGATTACGAATATCAAAACAGAGAACGTGTATTACGTTCTCTGATCAAAACATCAAAGAAAAGAAGGCAAATGTCAAACCTGAAGGTAAATAAATTAtcaagatatattttttatttgttcatatattttagtttatttttatttttgtaggcGAAAATGGAGCGTACAACAATTGATAGTTATATATCTGGAAAAAGTACTCATTCTCCAGTAAAGTCCGAACAATCGAAAAATGCTAAACTAGATTCATCTGATGTATCTGttgaaagcaacaaaatatttcctTCGTCAAAATGGGTAAAATTGAATGTTGGAGGAAAGGTGTATGTAACTACTTTGTGTACGTTAGTTAGCAAGGAGCCAGATAGTATGCTGGCACGTATGTTCTCCCAAGATGGAATGTTACCTAGTGAACAAGATGAACAAGGTGCCTATCTTATTGATCGTAGCCCTCATTACTTTGAACCAATTATCAACTACTTGCGGCATGGGCAACTTATTGTGGACGCTAACGTGAGTCTTGAGGGTATTTTGGAGGAAGCTAGATTCTTCGGCATATACTCACTTATTAGTCAGTTAGAGCCACAACTTTTACAAATTAATAGATCAATCGACGATATACCGCTTACTCGTCGGGACGTTATCAAAGCTTTGATACAAACACCCCATGCTAGTGAGCTACGTTTTCAAGGTGTTAATCTTGCTGGTGCTGACTTGCGTAAGCTTGATTTTCGCAACATAAATTTTAAGGTGAGtaactaattttattatttttttttttgataaacttACATTTGTATAGCCAATTATACACATCTGTATACTTTCAGTATGCTTGCATGCAAAGGTGTAATTTATCGCATGCCAATTTGACATATTGCTGCCTGGAGCGCACCGACTTAGCCTATGCGAACTTGGAATGCTCGCAATTGGTATCAGTTAAGGGTTTGTGTGCCAATATGGAAGGTGCTAATTTGCGTGGATGTAATTTTGAGGATCCGACCGGTGTACGTACTAATCTAGAGGGGGT
The sequence above is drawn from the Bactrocera tryoni isolate S06 chromosome 1, CSIRO_BtryS06_freeze2, whole genome shotgun sequence genome and encodes:
- the LOC120777424 gene encoding CDK5RAP1-like protein — protein: MKAQWVSRQIKASPAITLLRNARLLQRSTLFQKLSTEAGNAVKPLNTRKTFLAKVTTGPGLQEFFNVKRVPTHIEDDKNEEFHVPYLIPENYSGQGRKVFFEVYGCQMNTNDTEVVWAVLQQNGYKRCQEAQQADVIILVTCAIRDGAEQKIWNRLKHLHAMKERRSPRAGPLQITVLGCMAERLKERLLEREKCVDVIAGPDSYKDLPRLLAVSRHYQQSAINVLLSLDETYADVMPVRLNAESPTAFVSIMRGCDNMCSYCIVPFTRGRERSRPIDSIVQEVQTLRDSGVKEVTLLGQNVNSYRDISTTTDSKPELANKKIAPGFSTVYKPKIGGMRFDELLSQVAEAAPEMRIRFTSPHPKDFSEDVLRVIRDYPNVCKNLHLPAQSGNDAVLERMRRGYTRNAYLKLVDTIRTILPNVGLSSDFICGFCGETEEEFKDTLTLMKQVRYNVAFLFAYSMRERTTAHRRYKDDVPTAVKTERLQRMVQVFRQEATDLHTFFVGREELILIEGKSKRSDECWFGRNDANIKVIVPSMMLADDKGIKREITIGDFVVTKVNDSNSQVLKGTPLYISSIGQFHSKSF
- the LOC120777521 gene encoding exosome complex component RRP46, which gives rise to MVTPSDTITMDTQGSNVGLQDLKLRQINCELNPLTRSDGSALFTQGGTCVLTSMLGPVEVKSQNLNIEKAHVECIYRPKAGIPTIEDKLTETVIRDTCESALLTMLHPRTTISIQIQELDDRCGIEACAINGACLALLIGGVPMKFTIAAVHCIVDKDDKVVLDPDHCEAIGKRASFVFVFDSLDRNLVTVHTRGRFRMGQFNDAECMSRAASQIIFNFYRRIISNFHNKSLLTADSKARNTEAESVVKSEQMDI
- the LOC120777524 gene encoding uncharacterized protein LOC120777524 gives rise to the protein MTDPWLVQNSGQQNNSVENGTRENGVHQQQGEEKLEQAPLEFEDNFAPTPAKNQSDKPSTSTKIDGINRPEHCLEPLPDSDNYLRGLERKLQKIKKGANLVEALTEKRNDCLRHLLNSSDADNNNEVLALDQPLNNIEFYRHLQPVQALSVGELVHIVKHDQLQQDPAQNTSDQNQELDEEDKKEIK
- the LOC120777541 gene encoding histone chaperone RTT106, giving the protein MNTQFGEVFLFLTDLAWKSRITIPMLVTTVFLIMDIRLQIEINIQTGQAAADLDDLDDDYDDDDDDDDDSEDYTSDGSSDEDENANMFMEFAHEHNQQDNNSTANRWRRSLGLS
- the LOC120777512 gene encoding translation initiation factor eIF-2B subunit alpha gives rise to the protein MPSTGDQNIDDAADVRNYFLKLLEQDRDLSSGIAAIKTLLMILEKKQFDTIHILHTTMRDAVAAMRNTDLSIAAVVSGGELFCRFITLSLDDKHMEECRQIMLHRGKIFLTKLLNSRNVIAQQAKKFVNDGCRVLTHSRSRVVLKALISAAKNKEFHVYVTQGGPDNSGAQMVSDLEKAGISSTLILDSATGYVMESVDFVMVGAEAVVESGGIVNRIGTFTMGLCAREMKKPFYVLAESFKFTRLYPLNQRDLPDEYKYSRKHLVDVSKVHPQVDYTPPAYITLLFTDLGILTPSAVSDELIKLYM
- the LOC120777508 gene encoding BTB/POZ domain-containing protein KCTD9, with protein sequence MSNLKAKMERTTIDSYISGKSTHSPVKSEQSKNAKLDSSDVSVESNKIFPSSKWVKLNVGGKVYVTTLCTLVSKEPDSMLARMFSQDGMLPSEQDEQGAYLIDRSPHYFEPIINYLRHGQLIVDANVSLEGILEEARFFGIYSLISQLEPQLLQINRSIDDIPLTRRDVIKALIQTPHASELRFQGVNLAGADLRKLDFRNINFKYACMQRCNLSHANLTYCCLERTDLAYANLECSQLVSVKGLCANMEGANLRGCNFEDPTGVRTNLEGVNLKGACLESSNMAGINLRVANLKDANMKNCNLRSAVLAGADLERCNLSGSDLQEANLRGANLKDAELTLMVTPLHMAQAIR